A window from Neodiprion fabricii isolate iyNeoFabr1 chromosome 2, iyNeoFabr1.1, whole genome shotgun sequence encodes these proteins:
- the LOC124176744 gene encoding regulator of G-protein signaling 7 isoform X1, with amino-acid sequence MSCVTGGRWCSSLSVDMVTMSSDKLGCRRKPAENNTAKGGTEQPGGRGRSDVTHRKQHSSDQSANASGETAPATGGVQKSTTPSWPVDTPNYLVYQKMESIVEKMLDEATGVPVKTVKTFMTKIPSVFTGTDLIAWMMKNMEIEDQEALHVAHLMAAHGYFFPIDDHCLTVKNDNTFYRFQTPYFWPSNCWEPENTDYAVYLCKRTMQNKTRLELADYEAENLARLQKIFSRKWEFIFMQAEAQSKVDKKRDKLERKVLDSQERAFWDVHRPMPGCVNTTESDIKKACRSNKPAAKPSKHLQLGVGGGRISPSHTDSDLSSPTDTLQNEITMLKQRLDRRNIKVSKVAEALINYFEQYAEYDPFFTQPEFTNPWVSDNPEMWEQEKIAKEISARRVKRWAFSLQELLQDPIGREQFVRFLDKEFSGENLKFWEAAQELKTLPQRDVQARVQEIWDEYLGIDASCPINVDSRSYESTKKNLEQSDRWSFDIAAAHVYHLMKSDSYSRYLRSEMYKDFLNGSKKKTSVKGIRSIVSFTARKDATGS; translated from the exons ATGTCGTGTGTTACAGGAGGGCGATGGTGCTCCTCCCTTAGCGTGGATATGGTAACGATGAGCTCCGACAAGCTGGGGTGCCGGCGAAAGCCGGCGGAGAACAACACCGCGAAGGGAGGCACAGAGCAGCCAGGTGGTCGAGGACGCAGTGACGTCACTCACAGGAAACAACATTCCTCCGATCAGTCCGCCAACGCCTCCGGAGAAACGGCTCCAGCCACCGGGGGGGTTCAAAAATCCACGACACCATCCTGGCCCGTTGACACGCCCAACTACCTCGTCTATCAGAAA ATGGAATCAATTGTTGAGAAGATGCTGGACGAAGCAACAGGAGTGCCTGTCAAAACTGTCAAAACTTTCATGACGAAAATTCCATCTGTTTTTACTG gaaCTGACCTCATTGCTTGGATGATGAAGAATATGGAGATCGAGGATCAAG AAGCACTTCACGTCGCACACTTAATGGCAGCGCATGGCTATTTCTTTCCGATCGACGACCACTGCCttactgtaaaaaatgacaacaCCTTCTATAGGTTTCAAACTCCGTACTTTTGGCCGTCAAATTGTTGGGAGCCGGAAAACACTGATTACG CCGTTTATCTGTGCAAACGAACAATGCAGAACAAAACAAGATTAGAGTTGGCTGACTACGAAGCGGAGAATTTGGCCAGgctgcaaaaaatattttccaggAAGTGGGAATTCATATTTATGCAAGCAGAAGCCCAGAGTAAGGTTGACAAGAAACGGGACAAACTTGAACGCAAGGTTTTGGATAGTCAAGAGCGAGCATTTTGGGATGTTCACAGGCCTATG CCTGGATGTGTAAATACAACAGAATCTGATATTAAAAAGGCATGCCGCAGCAACAAACCCGCAGCAAAGCCCAGCAAACACCTGCAGCTAGGTGTTGGAGGAGGAAGAATATCGCCGAGTCACACAGATTCTGATCTCAGCTCTCCAACCGATACGTTGCAGAATGAGATCACGATGTTGAAGCAGAGATTGGATCGTCGAAATATTAAAGTCTCAAAAGTCGCCGAAGC ACTGATCAATTATTTTGAGCAATACGCGGAGTATGATCCATTCTTCACCCAACCAGAGTTCACCAATCCCTGGGTTTCGGATAATCCGGAGATGTGGGAACAGGAAAAAATAGC AAAAGAAATATCTGCTAGACGGGTGAAACGATGGGCTTTCAGTCTACAAGAATTACTTCAAGATCCAATTGGCAGAGAACAGTTCGTGCGTTTTTTGGATAAGGAATTTAGTggagaaaatttgaa ATTTTGGGAAGCTGCACAGGAATTGAAAACCTTACCTCAGCGTGACGTTCAAGCTAGAGTTCAAGAAATTTGGGATGAGTATTTAGGTATTGATGCCAGCTGTCCGATTAACGTTGATTCAAGATCGTATGAGTCCACTAAGAAGAACTTGGAACAGTCAGACAGATGGAGTTTCGACATCGCTGCT GCTCACGTCTATCACCTGATGAAAAGCGATAGTTATTCGAGATATCTACGCTCGGAAATGTACAAAGATTTTCTCAACGGTTccaagaaaaaa ACATCAGTAAAAGGTATTCGTTCCATTGTTTCGTTCACCGCTCGCAAGGATGCTACAGGATCTTAA
- the LOC124176744 gene encoding regulator of G-protein signaling 7 isoform X2: MSCVTGGRWCSSLSVDMVTMSSDKLGCRRKPAENNTAKGGTEQPGGRGRSDVTHRKQHSSDQSANASGETAPATGGVQKSTTPSWPVDTPNYLVYQKMESIVEKMLDEATGVPVKTVKTFMTKIPSVFTGTDLIAWMMKNMEIEDQEALHVAHLMAAHGYFFPIDDHCLTVKNDNTFYRFQTPYFWPSNCWEPENTDYAVYLCKRTMQNKTRLELADYEAENLARLQKIFSRKWEFIFMQAEAQSKVDKKRDKLERKVLDSQERAFWDVHRPMPGCVNTTESDIKKACRSNKPAAKPSKHLQLGVGGGRISPSHTDSDLSSPTDTLQNEITMLKQRLDRRNIKVSKVAEALINYFEQYAEYDPFFTQPEFTNPWVSDNPEMWEQEKIAKEISARRVKRWAFSLQELLQDPIGREQFVRFLDKEFSGENLKFWEAAQELKTLPQRDVQARVQEIWDEYLGIDASCPINVDSRSYESTKKNLEQSDRWSFDIAAAHVYHLMKSDSYSRYLRSEMYKDFLNGSKKKFIGVTFTFCFRHQ; encoded by the exons ATGTCGTGTGTTACAGGAGGGCGATGGTGCTCCTCCCTTAGCGTGGATATGGTAACGATGAGCTCCGACAAGCTGGGGTGCCGGCGAAAGCCGGCGGAGAACAACACCGCGAAGGGAGGCACAGAGCAGCCAGGTGGTCGAGGACGCAGTGACGTCACTCACAGGAAACAACATTCCTCCGATCAGTCCGCCAACGCCTCCGGAGAAACGGCTCCAGCCACCGGGGGGGTTCAAAAATCCACGACACCATCCTGGCCCGTTGACACGCCCAACTACCTCGTCTATCAGAAA ATGGAATCAATTGTTGAGAAGATGCTGGACGAAGCAACAGGAGTGCCTGTCAAAACTGTCAAAACTTTCATGACGAAAATTCCATCTGTTTTTACTG gaaCTGACCTCATTGCTTGGATGATGAAGAATATGGAGATCGAGGATCAAG AAGCACTTCACGTCGCACACTTAATGGCAGCGCATGGCTATTTCTTTCCGATCGACGACCACTGCCttactgtaaaaaatgacaacaCCTTCTATAGGTTTCAAACTCCGTACTTTTGGCCGTCAAATTGTTGGGAGCCGGAAAACACTGATTACG CCGTTTATCTGTGCAAACGAACAATGCAGAACAAAACAAGATTAGAGTTGGCTGACTACGAAGCGGAGAATTTGGCCAGgctgcaaaaaatattttccaggAAGTGGGAATTCATATTTATGCAAGCAGAAGCCCAGAGTAAGGTTGACAAGAAACGGGACAAACTTGAACGCAAGGTTTTGGATAGTCAAGAGCGAGCATTTTGGGATGTTCACAGGCCTATG CCTGGATGTGTAAATACAACAGAATCTGATATTAAAAAGGCATGCCGCAGCAACAAACCCGCAGCAAAGCCCAGCAAACACCTGCAGCTAGGTGTTGGAGGAGGAAGAATATCGCCGAGTCACACAGATTCTGATCTCAGCTCTCCAACCGATACGTTGCAGAATGAGATCACGATGTTGAAGCAGAGATTGGATCGTCGAAATATTAAAGTCTCAAAAGTCGCCGAAGC ACTGATCAATTATTTTGAGCAATACGCGGAGTATGATCCATTCTTCACCCAACCAGAGTTCACCAATCCCTGGGTTTCGGATAATCCGGAGATGTGGGAACAGGAAAAAATAGC AAAAGAAATATCTGCTAGACGGGTGAAACGATGGGCTTTCAGTCTACAAGAATTACTTCAAGATCCAATTGGCAGAGAACAGTTCGTGCGTTTTTTGGATAAGGAATTTAGTggagaaaatttgaa ATTTTGGGAAGCTGCACAGGAATTGAAAACCTTACCTCAGCGTGACGTTCAAGCTAGAGTTCAAGAAATTTGGGATGAGTATTTAGGTATTGATGCCAGCTGTCCGATTAACGTTGATTCAAGATCGTATGAGTCCACTAAGAAGAACTTGGAACAGTCAGACAGATGGAGTTTCGACATCGCTGCT GCTCACGTCTATCACCTGATGAAAAGCGATAGTTATTCGAGATATCTACGCTCGGAAATGTACAAAGATTTTCTCAACGGTTccaagaaaaaa TTCATTGGTGTTACTTTCACCTTCTGTTTCAGACATCAGTAA
- the LOC124176742 gene encoding DNA replication licensing factor Mcm7 isoform X1, which translates to MPTKVNRDYTKDKEQLKQFFAEYAKMDDKSGDKTFKYRTQLTNIAHREQVAFIIELDDVAEFDDELAEAIQYNTRRYTALVSEIVQEMLPDFKERVVPPKDSLDVYIEHRLLMEQRNRHPGDQRDPRNNYPPELMRRFEVYFRDFGASKALPVRDIKAEHIGKLVTVRGIVTRSTEVKPMMVVATYTCDQCGAETYQPVLSLSFMPLQFCGSDDCRVNKSGGRLSLQTRGSKFIKFQEIKIQEHSDQVPVGHIPRSLTIFCRGEMTRQCQPGDHVTITGIFLPLLRSGFRQMMSGLLSETFLEAHKVIGINQIDAENDASNELTPEELELLTDDGFYDKLACSLAPEIYGHEDIKKALLLLLVGGVDNKSNDMKIRGNINICLMGDPGVAKSQLLSYINRLASRSQYTTGRGSSGVGLTAAILKDPLTGEMTLEGGALVLADQGVCCIDEFDKMADADRTAIHEVMEQQTISIAKAGIMTSLNARVSILAAANPAYGRYNPKRTIEQNIQLPAALLSRFDLLWLIQDRADRDNDLRLAKHITYVHQHSVQPPTKSAAFDMKTMRKYIALCKKTQPVITEDLTDFIVNSYVEMRKEARNSRDMTFTSARNLLGVLRISTALARLRLSDTVEKDDISEAIRLIEMSKDSINHLEVRTIRPQNPVDRIYALIRDLAGTDKTVKVSDIFDRCTNKGFKPDQVNECIEEYEELNVWQVNQARTQITFL; encoded by the exons ATGCCTACGAAAGTAAATAGAGACTACACAAAAGACAAAG AACAGCTCAAGCAGTTCTTTGCCGAGTATGCGAAAATGGATGATAAATCAGGCGATAAGACGTTTAAATATCGCACTCAACTCACCAATATTGCTCATAGAGAGCAAGTTGCATTTATCATTGAACTTGACGACGTCGCTGAATTTGATGACGAATTGGCTGAAGCTATACAATATAATACTCGTCGTTATACTGCATTAGTATCAGAG ATAGTCCAGGAAATGTTACCCGACTTTAAAGAAAGAGTCGTACCACCTAAAGATTCATTGGATGTTTATATTGAGCATCGTTTGTTGATGGAGCAACGCAACAGACATCCTGGAGATCAGAGGGACCCAAGAAACAATTATCCGCCAGAGCTCATGCGACGATT CGAAGTTTACTTCAGAGATTTCGGAGCATCTAAAGCTTTACCGGTTAGAGATATAAAAGCTGAGCACATTGGCAAATTAGTCACAGTAAGGGGTATCGTTACCCGATCCACAGAGGTTAAACCGATGATGGTCGTTGCCACTTATACTTGTGATCAATGCGGGGCAGAAACATACCAACCG GTACTTTCACTAAGCTTCATGCCCTTGCAATTCTGTGGAAGCGACGATTGCCGGGTCAATAAATCTGGAGGAAGGTTATCTTTACAGACAAGAGGTTCCAAGTTCATTAAGTTTCAGGAGATCAAGATTCAAGAACAT AGTGATCAAGTACCCGTTGGTCATATTCCAAGATCGTTGACGATCTTCTGCCGCGGTGAAATGACAAGGCAATGTCAGCCTGGAGATCATGTCACTATTactggaatatttttacctttaCTGAGATCAGGATTCAGGCAAATGATGTCTGGACTACTGAGCGAAACTTTCTTAGAGGCACAC AAAGTTATTGGCATCAATCAAATAGATGCCGAGAATGACGCCTCTAACGAATTAACACCCGAAGAATTAGAACTGTTAACTGACGATGGATTTTATGATAAACTGGCGTGTTCTTTGGCGCCAGAAATTTACGGGCATGAGGACATCAAGAAAGCTTTGTTGTTACTTCTTGTTGGTGGTGTTGATAATAAATCCAATGATATGAAAATCAgag GTAACATCAATATTTGTTTAATGGGAGATCCTGGAGTAGCAAAGTCACAGCTGTTGTCATATATAAATCGGTTGGCATCACGATCTCAGTACACAACAGGACGGGGATCATCAGGTGTTGGTCTAACCGCAGCTATTCTGAAAGATCCATTGACGGGTGAAATGACGCTTGAAGGTGGAGCCTTAGTTCTGGCTGATCAAGGCGTATGCTGTATCGATGAATTCGATAAAATGGCAGATGCAGATCGAACTGCTATTCACGAAGTTATGGAACAGCAGACAATTTCAATAGCTAAGGCAGGGATAATGACATCCCTGAATGCGCGGGTGTCGATATTAGCTGCTGCCAATCCCGCCTATGGCAGATACAATCCAAAAAGGACTATCGAGCAAAATATTCAATTGCCCGCTGCCTTGTTGTCTCGATTTGATTTACTTTGGTTGATTCAAGATCGAGCAGACCGAGATAACGATCTACG ACTGGCAAAACACATTACCTACGTACATCAACATTCTGTGCAACCACCGACTAAATCAGCAGCCTTCGATATGAAAACAATGAGAAAGTACATCGCTCTTTGTAAAAAAACGCAACCAGTTATAACTGAGGATCTCACAGATTTTATAGTCA ATTCATATGTGGAGATGCGTAAAGAGGCCCGGAATAGTCGTGATATGACATTTACGTCTGCCCGGAACTTGTTGGGTGTATTGCGTATATCGACTGCTTTGGCTCGCCTTCGACTGTCTGACACTGTCGAAAAAGACGATATTTCGGAAGCAATTCGTTTGATTGAAATGTCGAAAGACTCCATAAACCACCTTGAGGTGCGCACAATCAGACCCCAGAATCCAGTTGACAGGATATATGCCCTGATCAGGGATTTAGCGGGAACTGACAAGACTGTAAAAGTTTCGGACATTTTTGACCGGTGCACAAACAAAGGATTCAAACCTGATCAAGTGAATGAGTGCATCGAGGAATATGAAGAACTCAACGTTTGGCAAGTGAACCAAGCCAGGACACAGATCacttttttgtaa
- the LOC124176745 gene encoding uncharacterized protein LOC124176745: MHFSSTSSFAVVAIFACIGTLQIEASPSPIRYVTPKPGIDYRIRVVTPNPRIRYLRSVDEEGLLENPIEEKDLTRHSGAFLPIEEYSHFAQPSDEDVPETDITVEHAISKRSPERVVINYQPPPANGPRYARSANAEEAEEFMVAYEDEE, from the exons ATGCATTTCTCATCGACAAGTTCTTTCGCCGTTGTGGCGATCTTCGCCTGCATTGGAACTCTGCAGATTGAGGCTTCGCCGAGTCCCATTCGGTACGTAACACCAAAACCAGGAATTGACTACAGGATTCGTGTAGTGACGCCAAATCCCAGGATTCGATATCTTCGATCTGTAGATGAGGAAGGACTTCTGGAAAATCCCATTGAGGAGAAGGATTTGACAAG ACATTCTGGGGCATTTCTACCGATTGAAGAATATTCACACTTCGCACAACCTTCCGATGAAGATGTTCCGGAAACCGACATTACGGTTGAACATGCCATCAGCAAGCGAAGTCCAGA GCgagttgttatcaattatcAACCACCACCTGCGAATGGACCACGTTACGCCCGCTCAGCGAATGCAGAGGAAGCTGAAGAATTTATGGTGGCGTacgaagacgaagaataa
- the LOC124176742 gene encoding DNA replication licensing factor Mcm7 isoform X2, with the protein MDDKSGDKTFKYRTQLTNIAHREQVAFIIELDDVAEFDDELAEAIQYNTRRYTALVSEIVQEMLPDFKERVVPPKDSLDVYIEHRLLMEQRNRHPGDQRDPRNNYPPELMRRFEVYFRDFGASKALPVRDIKAEHIGKLVTVRGIVTRSTEVKPMMVVATYTCDQCGAETYQPVLSLSFMPLQFCGSDDCRVNKSGGRLSLQTRGSKFIKFQEIKIQEHSDQVPVGHIPRSLTIFCRGEMTRQCQPGDHVTITGIFLPLLRSGFRQMMSGLLSETFLEAHKVIGINQIDAENDASNELTPEELELLTDDGFYDKLACSLAPEIYGHEDIKKALLLLLVGGVDNKSNDMKIRGNINICLMGDPGVAKSQLLSYINRLASRSQYTTGRGSSGVGLTAAILKDPLTGEMTLEGGALVLADQGVCCIDEFDKMADADRTAIHEVMEQQTISIAKAGIMTSLNARVSILAAANPAYGRYNPKRTIEQNIQLPAALLSRFDLLWLIQDRADRDNDLRLAKHITYVHQHSVQPPTKSAAFDMKTMRKYIALCKKTQPVITEDLTDFIVNSYVEMRKEARNSRDMTFTSARNLLGVLRISTALARLRLSDTVEKDDISEAIRLIEMSKDSINHLEVRTIRPQNPVDRIYALIRDLAGTDKTVKVSDIFDRCTNKGFKPDQVNECIEEYEELNVWQVNQARTQITFL; encoded by the exons ATGGATGATAAATCAGGCGATAAGACGTTTAAATATCGCACTCAACTCACCAATATTGCTCATAGAGAGCAAGTTGCATTTATCATTGAACTTGACGACGTCGCTGAATTTGATGACGAATTGGCTGAAGCTATACAATATAATACTCGTCGTTATACTGCATTAGTATCAGAG ATAGTCCAGGAAATGTTACCCGACTTTAAAGAAAGAGTCGTACCACCTAAAGATTCATTGGATGTTTATATTGAGCATCGTTTGTTGATGGAGCAACGCAACAGACATCCTGGAGATCAGAGGGACCCAAGAAACAATTATCCGCCAGAGCTCATGCGACGATT CGAAGTTTACTTCAGAGATTTCGGAGCATCTAAAGCTTTACCGGTTAGAGATATAAAAGCTGAGCACATTGGCAAATTAGTCACAGTAAGGGGTATCGTTACCCGATCCACAGAGGTTAAACCGATGATGGTCGTTGCCACTTATACTTGTGATCAATGCGGGGCAGAAACATACCAACCG GTACTTTCACTAAGCTTCATGCCCTTGCAATTCTGTGGAAGCGACGATTGCCGGGTCAATAAATCTGGAGGAAGGTTATCTTTACAGACAAGAGGTTCCAAGTTCATTAAGTTTCAGGAGATCAAGATTCAAGAACAT AGTGATCAAGTACCCGTTGGTCATATTCCAAGATCGTTGACGATCTTCTGCCGCGGTGAAATGACAAGGCAATGTCAGCCTGGAGATCATGTCACTATTactggaatatttttacctttaCTGAGATCAGGATTCAGGCAAATGATGTCTGGACTACTGAGCGAAACTTTCTTAGAGGCACAC AAAGTTATTGGCATCAATCAAATAGATGCCGAGAATGACGCCTCTAACGAATTAACACCCGAAGAATTAGAACTGTTAACTGACGATGGATTTTATGATAAACTGGCGTGTTCTTTGGCGCCAGAAATTTACGGGCATGAGGACATCAAGAAAGCTTTGTTGTTACTTCTTGTTGGTGGTGTTGATAATAAATCCAATGATATGAAAATCAgag GTAACATCAATATTTGTTTAATGGGAGATCCTGGAGTAGCAAAGTCACAGCTGTTGTCATATATAAATCGGTTGGCATCACGATCTCAGTACACAACAGGACGGGGATCATCAGGTGTTGGTCTAACCGCAGCTATTCTGAAAGATCCATTGACGGGTGAAATGACGCTTGAAGGTGGAGCCTTAGTTCTGGCTGATCAAGGCGTATGCTGTATCGATGAATTCGATAAAATGGCAGATGCAGATCGAACTGCTATTCACGAAGTTATGGAACAGCAGACAATTTCAATAGCTAAGGCAGGGATAATGACATCCCTGAATGCGCGGGTGTCGATATTAGCTGCTGCCAATCCCGCCTATGGCAGATACAATCCAAAAAGGACTATCGAGCAAAATATTCAATTGCCCGCTGCCTTGTTGTCTCGATTTGATTTACTTTGGTTGATTCAAGATCGAGCAGACCGAGATAACGATCTACG ACTGGCAAAACACATTACCTACGTACATCAACATTCTGTGCAACCACCGACTAAATCAGCAGCCTTCGATATGAAAACAATGAGAAAGTACATCGCTCTTTGTAAAAAAACGCAACCAGTTATAACTGAGGATCTCACAGATTTTATAGTCA ATTCATATGTGGAGATGCGTAAAGAGGCCCGGAATAGTCGTGATATGACATTTACGTCTGCCCGGAACTTGTTGGGTGTATTGCGTATATCGACTGCTTTGGCTCGCCTTCGACTGTCTGACACTGTCGAAAAAGACGATATTTCGGAAGCAATTCGTTTGATTGAAATGTCGAAAGACTCCATAAACCACCTTGAGGTGCGCACAATCAGACCCCAGAATCCAGTTGACAGGATATATGCCCTGATCAGGGATTTAGCGGGAACTGACAAGACTGTAAAAGTTTCGGACATTTTTGACCGGTGCACAAACAAAGGATTCAAACCTGATCAAGTGAATGAGTGCATCGAGGAATATGAAGAACTCAACGTTTGGCAAGTGAACCAAGCCAGGACACAGATCacttttttgtaa